A region from the Ammospiza nelsoni isolate bAmmNel1 chromosome 1, bAmmNel1.pri, whole genome shotgun sequence genome encodes:
- the LOC132070607 gene encoding ovalbumin-like, which produces MGSISAANAEFCFDVFKEVKLHHPNDNIFYCPLSMIAALAMVYLGARNNTEYQMEKVLHFDKIAGLGSIQTKVQKPKCGKSANIHLLFKEILSDITAPEANYSLHIANRLYAEKTSQILPIYLKCVKKLYRSGLEMVNFKTASNQSRQRINSWVKNQTNGQIRDFLEPSSVNPQTVLVLVNAIYFKGKWKTPFQEEHTEEVPFNVTEQESRPVQMMYQNSTFRVGRVAEDKIKVLELPYASGELSLLVLLPDDISGLAQLENKISFEKLTEWTSSEVMEKKRVKVYLPHMKIEEKYNLTSVLTSLGMTDLFSPAANLSGISAAESLRVSEAVHEAYLEVNEEGTEEGTGSADDTEDILYSSEFEEFRADHPFLFLIKHNPSNLILFFGRYCYP; this is translated from the exons ATGGGCTCCATCAGTGCAGCAAATGCAGAATTTTGTTTTGATGTATTCAAAGAGGTGAAACTTCACCACCCCAACGACAACATCTTTTATTGTCCCTTGAGCATGATTGCAGCCTTGGCCATGGTCTACCTGGGAGCAAGAAATAACACTGAGTATCAGATGGAGAAG GTTCTTCACTTTGACAAAATTGCAGGACTTGGAAGTATACAGACCAAGGTACAGAAGCCTAAG TGTGGCAAGTCTGCGAACATCCACCTACTGTTTAAAGAAATTCTCTCTGATATCACTGCACCAGAAGCCAATTATTCACTGCACATTGCCAACAGACTCTATGCTGAAAAGACAAGTCAGATCCTACCG ATTTACTTAAAATGTGTGAAGAAGCTGTACAGATCTGGTCTAGAAATGGTCAACTTCAAAACAGCATCAAATCAATCCAGACAGCGCATTAATTCCTGGGTGAAAAATCAGACAAATG GACAGATCCGGGATTTCCTTGAACCAAGCTCTGTTAATCCTCAGACTGTGCTGGTCCTTGTGAATGCCATTTACTTCAAAGGGAAATGGAAGACCCCGTTTCAAGAGGAACACACTGAGGAAGTGCCCTTCAATGTGACAGAG CAAGAGAGCAGACCTGTGCAAATGATGTATCAGAACAGCACCTTCAGAGTGGGAAGAGTGGCTGAAGATAAAATCAAGGTCCTGGAGCTTCCATATGCCAGTGGAGAGCTAAGCCtcttggtgctgctgcctgatgACATCTCTGGCCTGGCACAG CTTGAGAACAAAATCAGCTTTGAAAAACTTACCGAGTGGACCAGTTCTGAGGTGATGGAAAAGAAGAGAGTAAAAGTGTACCTCCCACACATGAAGATTGAGGAGAAATATAACCTCACATCTGTCCTGACATCCTTGGGTATGACTGACCTGTTCAGCCCAGCTGCCAACCTCTCTGGCATCTCTGCAGCAGAGAGCCTGAGGGTGTCTGAGGCTGTCCACGAGGCATACCTGGAAGTCAATGAAGAGGGCACTGAGGAGGGCACTGGCTCAGCAGATGACACAGAAGACATTCTATATTCCTCTGAGTTTGAAGAGTTTAGGGCTGACCACCCATTCCTTTTCTTGATCAAACACAATCCAAGCAACCTGATCCTCTTCTTTGGTAGATATTGTTATCCCTAA
- the LOC132072803 gene encoding ovalbumin-related protein Y-like, translating into MGSISAANAEFCFDVFKEVKLHRSNDNVLFSSLSMLSTLALVYMGARGKTQSQMQKVLHFHNATGDRDISDSQCGTAEYIHKTFKDLLSDIRRQNATYSLRIADRLYIEKTYPILQEYIKCAKKFYKAELEEVDFKTAAEEARQLINSWVEKETNGRIQDFLVSDSVDLNTALVFVNVIYFKGIWKTAFKEEYTWEEPFNVTEQESRPVQMMRQNSTFRVGRVAEDKIKVLELPYTSGELSLLVLLPDDISGLAELENKISYDKLLEWTSPRVMEKKKVKVYLPRMKIVEKYNLTSVLTSLGMTDLFSPAANLSGISAAESLRVSEAVHEAYVEVNEEGTEAGGTEVVTGDIQHSSEFEEFRADHPFLFLVKHNPSDMILLFGRYCSP; encoded by the exons ATGGGCTCCATCAGTGCAGCAAATGCAGAATTTTGTTTTGACGTATTCAAAGAGGTGAAATTGCACCGCAGCAATGACAACGtgctcttttcctctctgaGCATGCTTTCAACACTGGCCCTGGTGTATATGGGAGCAAGGGGTAAGACTCAATCCCAGATGCAGAAG GTCCTTCACTTTCATAATGCTACAGGAGATAGAGACATTTCTGACTCCCAG TGTGGCACTGCTGAGTACATCCACAAAACGTTCAAGGATCTCCTCTCAGACATCAGGAGGCAAAATGCTACTTACTCACTCAGGATTGCTGACAGACTCTATATTGAAAAAACATACCCTATTCTTCAG GAATACATAAAGTGTGCAAAGAAATTCtacaaagcagagctggaagaagTTGACTTCAAAACAGCTGCAGAGGAAGCAAGACAGCTCATCAATTCCTGGGTGGAGAAAGAGACAAATG GACGGATCCAAGACTTCCTGGTGTCAGACTCTGTTGATCTTAACACTGCGCTGGTCTTTGTGAATGTCATTTACTTCAAAGGGATAtggaaaactgcatttaaagAAGAATACACTTGGGAAGAGCCTTTCAACGTGACTGAG caaGAGAGCAGACCTGTGCAAATGATGCGTCAGAACAGCACCTTCAGAGTGGGAAGAGTGGCTGAAGATAAAATCAAGGTCCTGGAGCTTCCGTACACCAGTGGAGAGCTGAGCCtgttggtgctgctgcctgatgACATCTCTGGCCTGGCAGAG CTTGAGAACAAAATCAGCTATGATAAACTCCTGGAATGGACCAGTCCCAGGGTGATGGAAAAGAAGAAGGTGAAAGTGTACCTCCCACGCATGAAGATTGTGGAGAAATATAACCTCACATCTGTCCTGACATCCTTGGGTATGACTGACCTGTTCAGCCCAGCTGCCAACCTCTCTGGCATCTCTGCAGCAGAGAGCCTGAGGGTGTCTGAGGCTGTCCACGAGGCATATGTGGAAGTCAATGAAGAGGGCACTGAGGCAGGTGGCACAGAGGTTGTAACTGGAGACATCCAACATTCCTCTGAATTTGAAGAGTTCAGGGCTGACCACCCATTCCTTTTTTTGGTCAAACACAATCCAAGTGACATGATACTGCTCTTTGGTAGATATTGTTCACCCTAA